Proteins encoded together in one Pseudomonas arsenicoxydans window:
- the fabI gene encoding enoyl-ACP reductase FabI yields MGFLAGKRVLIVGVASKLSIASGIAAAMHREGAELAFTYQNDKLKGRVEEFAQSWGSNPDLCFPCDVASDEEIAKVFVELGKKWDGLDCIVHSVGFAPGDQLDGDFTEATTREGFRIAHDISAYSFVALAKAGREMMKGRNGSLLTLSYLGAERTMPNYNVMGMAKASLEAGVRYLAGSLGPDGTRVNCVSAGPIRTLAASGIKNFRKMLAANEAQTPLRRNVTIDEVGNAGAFLCSDLASGISGEIMYVDGGFNTTAMGSLEE; encoded by the coding sequence ATGGGTTTTCTCGCCGGTAAGCGCGTACTGATCGTCGGTGTCGCCAGCAAGCTGTCCATCGCATCCGGCATCGCTGCCGCCATGCATCGCGAGGGCGCTGAGCTTGCCTTCACTTATCAGAACGACAAACTCAAGGGTCGTGTCGAAGAGTTCGCACAAAGCTGGGGTTCCAACCCTGACCTGTGCTTCCCGTGCGACGTGGCCAGCGATGAAGAAATCGCCAAGGTTTTCGTTGAACTGGGCAAGAAGTGGGACGGCTTGGACTGCATCGTGCACTCCGTCGGCTTCGCCCCGGGCGACCAACTGGACGGCGACTTCACCGAAGCCACCACCCGTGAAGGTTTCCGCATCGCTCACGACATCAGCGCCTACAGCTTCGTGGCCCTGGCCAAAGCTGGTCGCGAAATGATGAAAGGCCGCAACGGCAGCCTGCTGACCCTGTCGTACCTGGGTGCAGAGCGCACCATGCCGAACTACAACGTGATGGGCATGGCCAAGGCTTCGCTGGAAGCTGGCGTCCGTTACCTGGCCGGCTCCCTGGGCCCGGACGGCACCCGCGTCAACTGTGTATCGGCTGGCCCGATCCGCACCCTCGCGGCTTCCGGCATCAAGAACTTCCGCAAAATGCTGGCGGCCAACGAAGCGCAAACCCCGCTGCGTCGTAACGTCACCATCGACGAAGTCGGCAACGCCGGCGCCTTCCTGTGCTCGGACCTGGCGTCCGGCATCAGCGGCGAAATCATGTACGTAGACGGTGGCTTCAACACCACTGCGATGGGTAGCCTGGAAGAGTGA
- a CDS encoding ABC transporter ATP-binding protein, whose translation MNQDNLIEVRDLAVEFVVGDRIQRVVEGVSFDIKRGETLALVGESGSGKSVTAHSILRLLPYPLARHPSGTIEYSGQNLLSLKEKTIRHIRGNRIAMIFQEPMTSLNPLHSIEKQINEVLGIHKGLIGKVATKRTLELLEMVGIPEPHKRLKALPHELSGGQRQRVMIAMALANEPELLIADEPTTALDVTVQLKILELLKELQARLGMALLLISHDLNLVRRIAHRVCVMQRGCIVEQASCEELFRAPQHPYTRELLAAEPSGKPATNVIGPPLLQVEDLKVWFPIKKGLLKKTVDHIKAVDGVNFSLPQGQTLGIVGESGSGKSTLGLAILRLIASKGAIRFEGKQLDCLTQQQVRPLRREMQVVFQDPFGSLSPRMCVSQIVGEGLRIHKMGTEAEQEQAIIAALKEVGLDPETRNRYPHEFSGGQRQRIAIARALVLKPALILLDEPTSALDRTVQRQVVELLRSLQTKYNLTYLFISHDLAVVKALSHQLMVVKHGQVVEQGDAQSIFAAPQHPYTQQLLEAAFLAPATAQ comes from the coding sequence ATGAATCAGGACAATCTGATCGAAGTGCGCGACCTGGCCGTCGAATTCGTCGTTGGTGATCGCATTCAGCGCGTCGTCGAAGGCGTGAGCTTCGACATCAAGCGCGGGGAAACCCTGGCGCTGGTAGGCGAAAGCGGGTCCGGCAAATCGGTCACCGCGCACTCGATCCTGCGGCTGCTGCCCTACCCGCTCGCCCGTCATCCGTCCGGGACCATTGAGTATTCCGGGCAGAATTTGCTGAGTCTGAAAGAGAAAACCATCCGCCATATCCGTGGCAACCGGATCGCGATGATCTTCCAGGAGCCGATGACCTCGCTCAATCCGCTGCACTCGATCGAGAAACAGATCAACGAGGTGTTGGGCATTCACAAGGGCCTGATCGGCAAAGTGGCGACCAAGCGCACGCTGGAGTTGCTGGAAATGGTCGGCATTCCCGAGCCGCACAAACGTCTCAAGGCCCTGCCCCACGAATTGTCCGGCGGGCAGCGCCAGCGGGTGATGATCGCCATGGCCCTGGCCAACGAGCCGGAACTACTGATCGCCGATGAGCCGACCACTGCACTGGACGTGACCGTTCAGCTTAAAATCCTCGAATTGCTCAAGGAATTGCAGGCCCGTCTGGGCATGGCGCTGTTACTGATCAGTCACGATTTGAACCTTGTGCGAAGAATTGCGCATCGCGTATGTGTCATGCAGCGCGGTTGCATCGTCGAACAGGCATCGTGCGAAGAGCTGTTCCGCGCGCCGCAGCATCCGTACACTCGGGAACTGCTGGCAGCGGAGCCCAGCGGCAAGCCGGCAACCAATGTCATTGGCCCGCCGCTGCTGCAGGTCGAGGACCTGAAAGTCTGGTTTCCGATCAAGAAAGGCTTGCTGAAAAAGACCGTCGACCACATCAAGGCGGTGGACGGCGTCAATTTCAGCCTGCCCCAGGGTCAGACCCTGGGGATTGTGGGAGAAAGCGGTTCAGGCAAGTCGACGCTGGGTTTGGCGATTTTGCGACTGATTGCCAGCAAAGGCGCGATCCGTTTTGAAGGCAAGCAGCTAGACTGCCTGACGCAGCAACAGGTTCGGCCATTGCGTCGGGAGATGCAGGTGGTGTTCCAGGACCCGTTCGGAAGCCTGAGCCCGCGGATGTGCGTGAGCCAGATCGTCGGCGAAGGCCTGCGGATCCACAAGATGGGCACCGAGGCGGAACAGGAACAAGCGATTATTGCGGCATTGAAGGAGGTAGGCCTGGACCCGGAAACCCGGAACCGCTACCCCCACGAATTTTCCGGAGGGCAACGGCAGAGAATCGCCATTGCCCGGGCATTAGTGCTAAAACCGGCGTTGATTCTGCTGGACGAGCCGACTTCGGCCCTCGACCGCACCGTGCAACGCCAAGTGGTGGAGCTGCTACGTTCACTGCAAACCAAGTACAACCTGACGTATCTGTTTATCAGCCATGACCTGGCTGTCGTCAAGGCGCTGAGCCACCAGCTGATGGTGGTCAAGCATGGCCAAGTGGTCGAACAGGGAGACGCGCAAAGTATCTTTGCCGCCCCCCAACATCCGTATACACAGCAGTTGCTGGAAGCCGCTTTCCTGGCACCAGCCACTGCGCAATAA
- a CDS encoding ABC transporter permease — MNLSPLNRRRFELFKANKRGWWSLWLFLVLFGLSLGAELIANDKPLVVHYDNGWYFPALKRYPETAFGGEFPLEANYKSPYIRELLKAKDAFVLWAPIPYSYQSINYDLKVPAPAPPSADNLLGTDDQGRDVLARVIYGFRISVLFALTLTILSSIIGVIAGALQGFYGGWVDLAGQRFLEIWSGLPVLYLLIILASFVQPNFWWLLGIMLLFSWMSLVDVVRAEFLRGRNLEYVRAARALGMQNGAIMFRHILPNAMVSTMTFMPFILTGAIGTLTALDFLGFGLPPGAPSLGELVAQGKSNLQAPWLGMSAFAVLALMLSLLVFIGESARDAFDPRK; from the coding sequence ATGAATCTGTCCCCGCTCAATCGCCGGCGTTTCGAACTGTTCAAGGCCAACAAGCGCGGCTGGTGGTCGCTGTGGCTGTTTTTGGTGCTGTTCGGCCTGAGCCTCGGCGCCGAGCTGATCGCCAACGACAAGCCGCTGGTGGTTCATTACGACAATGGCTGGTACTTCCCGGCGCTCAAGCGCTACCCGGAAACCGCGTTCGGCGGCGAATTCCCGCTGGAAGCGAACTACAAGAGCCCTTACATCCGCGAACTGCTCAAGGCCAAGGACGCCTTTGTCCTGTGGGCGCCGATTCCCTACAGCTACCAGAGCATCAACTACGACCTGAAAGTCCCGGCACCAGCGCCGCCATCCGCCGACAATCTTCTGGGCACTGACGATCAGGGCCGTGATGTATTGGCACGGGTGATCTACGGTTTCCGCATTTCGGTGCTGTTTGCCCTGACACTGACGATTCTCAGCTCGATCATCGGCGTTATCGCCGGGGCCTTGCAGGGCTTCTATGGCGGCTGGGTGGATCTGGCCGGACAGCGTTTCCTGGAAATCTGGTCCGGGTTGCCGGTGCTGTACCTGCTGATCATCCTCGCCAGCTTCGTCCAGCCCAACTTCTGGTGGCTGCTGGGGATCATGCTGCTGTTTTCGTGGATGAGCCTGGTGGACGTCGTGCGCGCGGAGTTCCTGCGTGGGCGTAACCTCGAATACGTGCGAGCGGCACGGGCACTGGGGATGCAAAACGGTGCGATCATGTTCCGTCACATTCTGCCCAACGCCATGGTTTCGACGATGACGTTCATGCCGTTCATCCTCACCGGCGCCATCGGCACCCTGACCGCGCTCGACTTCCTGGGCTTCGGCCTGCCACCGGGCGCACCGTCGCTGGGTGAGCTGGTGGCCCAGGGCAAATCCAACCTGCAAGCGCCGTGGCTGGGCATGAGCGCGTTTGCGGTACTGGCGTTGATGTTGAGTCTGCTGGTGTTCATCGGCGAGTCCGCTCGCGATGCCTTCGACCCGAGGAAGTGA
- a CDS encoding microcin C ABC transporter permease YejB — MLAYIFRRLLLIIPTLLGILLINFVIIQAAPGGPVEQMIAKLEGFEGATSRIAGGGAEVSVAGSAYRGAQGLDPALVKEIEHMYGFDKSAPERLWIMIKNYATLDFGDSFFRDAKVIDLIKEKMPVSISLGLWSTLIMYLVSIPLGIAKATRHGSHFDVWTSSAIIVGYAIPAFLFAILLIVVFAGGSYLDWFPLRGLTSNNFADLSTGGKILDYFWHLALPVTALVIGNFATMTLLTKNSFLDEINKQYVVTAKAKGLTNHRVLYGHVFRNAMLLVIAGFPSAFIGIFFTGSLLVEVIFSLDGLGLMSFEAAINRDYPVVFGTLFIFTLLGLVVKLIGDLTYTFVDPRIDFESREH, encoded by the coding sequence ATGCTGGCGTATATTTTTCGGCGACTGCTGCTGATCATCCCGACCTTGCTCGGCATTTTGCTGATCAACTTCGTGATCATCCAGGCCGCCCCGGGCGGCCCCGTAGAACAGATGATCGCCAAGCTCGAAGGCTTCGAGGGCGCCACCAGCCGCATTGCCGGCGGCGGTGCCGAAGTGTCGGTGGCCGGATCGGCGTACCGCGGTGCGCAAGGCCTGGACCCGGCGCTGGTCAAGGAAATCGAGCACATGTACGGCTTCGACAAATCGGCGCCGGAACGCTTGTGGATCATGATCAAGAACTACGCCACCCTGGATTTCGGCGACAGCTTCTTCCGCGACGCCAAGGTCATCGACCTGATCAAGGAAAAGATGCCGGTGTCGATCTCGCTCGGGCTGTGGAGCACCCTGATCATGTACCTGGTGTCGATCCCGCTGGGGATCGCCAAGGCTACGCGGCACGGCAGCCACTTCGACGTCTGGACCAGTTCGGCAATCATCGTCGGCTACGCGATCCCGGCGTTCCTGTTCGCCATCCTGCTGATCGTGGTGTTCGCCGGCGGCAGCTATCTGGACTGGTTCCCGCTACGGGGCCTGACCTCGAACAACTTTGCTGACCTGAGTACTGGCGGCAAGATCCTCGATTACTTTTGGCACCTGGCGCTGCCGGTGACGGCGCTGGTCATCGGCAACTTCGCGACCATGACGCTGTTGACCAAGAACAGCTTCCTCGACGAAATCAACAAGCAATACGTCGTCACGGCCAAGGCCAAGGGCCTGACCAATCACCGCGTGCTGTACGGCCATGTGTTCCGCAATGCCATGCTGCTGGTGATCGCGGGCTTCCCCTCGGCGTTTATCGGGATTTTCTTCACCGGTTCGTTGCTGGTCGAGGTGATCTTCTCGCTTGATGGCCTCGGCTTGATGAGTTTTGAAGCGGCGATCAACCGCGATTACCCGGTGGTGTTCGGCACGCTGTTTATCTTTACCTTGCTGGGGCTGGTGGTGAAATTGATCGGCGACCTCACCTACACCTTTGTCGATCCACGCATCGACTTCGAAAGCCGGGAGCATTGA
- a CDS encoding extracellular solute-binding protein encodes MKPVSALLLQASGLLFAGLACAAPQHAVTLYNEPPKYPADFKHFDYVNPDAPKGGIFRQAGFGGFDSLNPFISKGVPADDIGMIYDTLAKQGLDEPFTEYGLVAAKIEKAPDNSWVRFYLRPEARFHDGHPIRAEDVVFSFQTLTKDGAPLYRGYYNDVDEAVAEDPLTVLFKFKHSNNRELPLILGQLPVLPKHWWANRDFNKGNLEMPLGSGPYKVSEVKAGRSVRYERVKDYWGKDLPVNRGFYNFDVMTTDYYRDNTVALEALKAGQFDYWLEMTAKNWANAYNIPAVTEGRLIKEQIPNGNPTGMQGFVFNLRRPVFQDVRVRQALTLLLDFEWTNKQLFNGAYVRTRSFFENSEMAATGLPDADQLAILDPFRGKIPEQVFSEAFQNPVTDASGMIRTQQRKAYQLLQEAGWRIVDDKMVDTNGKPVTIEFLLAQTEFERVLLPFKRNLSDLGIDLVIRRVDVSQYINRVRSRDFDMIVGSFPQSNSPGNEQREFWMSAAADKPGSRNSMGLKDPVVDQLVEQLINADSRKSLVAHARALDRVLQWGYYVIPNWHIKTWRVAYWNHIGHPKISPKYDIGINTWWVKPDAKPAVEVETKLQADPAGTE; translated from the coding sequence ATGAAACCCGTCAGCGCCCTGCTCTTGCAGGCCAGCGGTCTGCTGTTTGCCGGGCTGGCCTGCGCCGCCCCGCAACATGCCGTGACCCTGTACAACGAGCCGCCGAAATACCCGGCCGACTTCAAGCATTTCGATTACGTGAACCCGGACGCGCCCAAGGGCGGGATCTTTCGCCAGGCCGGATTCGGCGGCTTCGACAGCCTCAACCCGTTCATCAGTAAAGGCGTGCCGGCCGACGACATCGGCATGATCTACGACACCTTGGCCAAACAGGGCCTGGACGAGCCTTTCACTGAATACGGGCTGGTCGCCGCCAAGATCGAGAAAGCCCCAGACAACAGCTGGGTGCGTTTTTACCTGCGACCCGAAGCACGTTTCCACGACGGTCATCCGATCCGCGCCGAAGACGTGGTGTTCAGCTTCCAGACGCTGACCAAGGACGGCGCCCCGCTCTATCGCGGTTACTACAACGACGTCGACGAAGCGGTCGCCGAAGACCCGCTCACCGTGCTGTTCAAGTTCAAGCACAGCAACAACCGCGAACTGCCGCTGATTCTCGGTCAGTTGCCCGTCTTGCCGAAACACTGGTGGGCGAACCGCGATTTCAACAAGGGCAACCTTGAAATGCCGTTGGGCAGCGGCCCGTACAAAGTCAGCGAAGTGAAAGCCGGGCGCTCGGTGCGCTATGAACGGGTCAAGGATTATTGGGGCAAGGACCTGCCGGTCAACCGTGGGTTCTACAACTTCGACGTGATGACCACCGACTACTACCGCGACAACACCGTGGCCCTGGAAGCGCTCAAGGCCGGGCAGTTCGATTACTGGCTGGAAATGACCGCCAAGAACTGGGCCAATGCCTACAATATCCCGGCCGTTACCGAGGGTCGGTTGATCAAGGAACAGATCCCCAACGGCAACCCTACCGGCATGCAGGGGTTTGTGTTCAACCTGCGTCGCCCGGTGTTCCAGGACGTGCGCGTGCGTCAGGCGCTGACGCTGTTGCTGGATTTTGAATGGACCAACAAGCAGCTGTTCAATGGCGCCTATGTGCGCACCCGCAGCTTCTTCGAAAACTCGGAAATGGCCGCCACTGGCCTGCCCGACGCCGATCAGTTGGCGATCCTCGACCCGTTTCGCGGCAAGATTCCCGAGCAGGTGTTCAGCGAGGCGTTCCAGAACCCGGTGACCGACGCCAGCGGCATGATCCGCACGCAGCAGCGTAAGGCCTATCAGCTGTTGCAGGAGGCTGGCTGGCGGATCGTCGACGACAAGATGGTCGATACCAACGGCAAACCGGTGACCATCGAGTTCCTGCTAGCCCAGACCGAATTCGAACGCGTGCTGCTGCCGTTCAAGCGCAACCTCAGCGACCTCGGGATCGACCTGGTGATCCGCCGGGTCGATGTGTCGCAATACATCAACCGCGTGCGTTCACGGGACTTCGACATGATCGTCGGCAGCTTCCCGCAGTCCAACTCGCCGGGTAACGAACAGCGTGAATTCTGGATGTCCGCCGCCGCCGACAAACCCGGTAGCCGCAATTCCATGGGTTTGAAAGATCCGGTCGTGGACCAACTGGTCGAGCAGCTGATCAACGCTGATTCGCGTAAAAGCCTGGTGGCTCACGCCCGGGCGCTGGACCGCGTGTTGCAATGGGGTTATTACGTGATCCCCAACTGGCACATCAAGACCTGGCGCGTGGCTTACTGGAACCACATCGGTCATCCAAAAATCTCACCCAAGTACGACATTGGCATCAACACCTGGTGGGTCAAGCCCGACGCTAAACCGGCGGTAGAAGTCGAAACCAAACTGCAAGCCGACCCTGCGGGCACGGAGTAA
- a CDS encoding extracellular solute-binding protein produces the protein MLLISLALSSTASATISESHGYAQFGTLKYPARFTHFDWVNPQAPKGGTLRVMAFGTFDTLNPYTFKGSSPVSTPNFLQYGINELNEPLMVGTGQYAPSGDEPTSSYGLIAQSVEYSEDRSWVVFNLRPEARFHDGTPITAYDVAFSYRLLLKEGHPQYRTSLQEVSRVDILNPQRIRFVFKRAGNPLQILRMGELPVLPQHYWKGRDFKATTFEPPLGSGPYRITSVTPGRQIVFERVKDYWGKDLAVNRGKYNVDRMEVEFYRDSDVAFEAFKAGEFDIYIEHQAKNWDNGYNFPAITRGDVIKAQIPHQIPTQTQGLFMNSRRPTFADSKVREALGLMFDFEWTNRTLFSGAYKRALSYYPNSEFSASGLPIGHEWLMLKPYRDQLPAKLFTEPFSLPETEGRGIPRETMRKALALLAEAGWKLNGQRIENAKGQPLRLEILLVNPNLERILQPYVENLASIGVDARLRTVDRAQYKQRLDQFDFDMILMTLNQTLSPGLEQWQYFHSSQVGVKGSKNYAGIANPVVDHLLEQLLAAQTRDEQVAAGKALDRVLLWQHYMIPNWYLNYHRLAYRNRFAFVTTPPYTLGLSAWWLKSSEKDR, from the coding sequence CTGCTCCTGATCAGCCTGGCCTTGAGCTCCACCGCAAGCGCGACGATCAGCGAAAGCCACGGTTATGCGCAGTTCGGCACGCTCAAGTACCCGGCCAGATTTACCCACTTCGACTGGGTCAACCCGCAAGCGCCCAAGGGCGGTACGTTGCGGGTGATGGCGTTTGGCACCTTCGATACGCTCAATCCCTACACGTTCAAGGGTTCAAGCCCGGTTTCCACCCCCAATTTCCTGCAATACGGCATCAACGAGCTCAACGAACCGTTGATGGTCGGCACCGGCCAGTACGCACCGTCCGGCGACGAGCCGACCTCCAGTTATGGCCTGATTGCCCAATCGGTGGAATACAGCGAAGACCGCAGCTGGGTGGTGTTCAACCTGCGCCCCGAGGCACGGTTCCACGATGGCACACCGATTACTGCCTACGACGTGGCGTTCTCCTACCGTTTGCTGCTCAAGGAAGGTCATCCGCAATACCGCACCAGCCTTCAGGAAGTATCGCGGGTCGACATCCTCAATCCGCAGCGCATCCGTTTTGTTTTCAAGCGCGCCGGCAATCCGTTGCAGATCCTGCGCATGGGCGAGTTACCGGTGCTGCCCCAGCATTACTGGAAAGGTCGCGATTTCAAGGCCACCACCTTCGAACCGCCACTGGGCAGCGGCCCGTACCGCATCACCTCGGTCACGCCTGGACGTCAAATCGTTTTCGAACGGGTCAAGGATTACTGGGGCAAGGACCTGGCGGTCAATCGTGGCAAGTACAACGTCGATCGCATGGAAGTCGAGTTCTACCGCGACAGCGATGTGGCCTTCGAAGCTTTCAAGGCTGGCGAATTCGACATCTACATCGAGCACCAGGCCAAGAATTGGGATAACGGTTACAACTTTCCGGCCATCACTCGCGGGGACGTGATCAAGGCGCAGATCCCGCACCAGATCCCGACCCAGACCCAAGGCCTGTTCATGAACAGCCGCCGCCCGACCTTTGCCGATAGCAAGGTCCGTGAAGCGCTGGGGCTGATGTTCGATTTCGAGTGGACCAACCGCACGCTGTTCAGCGGTGCTTACAAGCGCGCCTTGAGTTATTACCCCAACAGTGAATTCTCTGCCTCCGGGCTTCCGATCGGGCACGAATGGCTGATGCTCAAGCCCTATCGCGATCAATTGCCCGCCAAGCTTTTCACCGAGCCGTTCAGCCTGCCTGAGACCGAAGGGCGCGGCATCCCCCGGGAAACTATGCGAAAGGCCCTGGCGCTACTCGCAGAGGCCGGCTGGAAACTCAATGGCCAACGGATCGAGAACGCCAAGGGTCAGCCACTCAGGCTCGAGATACTGCTGGTCAACCCGAACCTGGAACGCATCCTTCAGCCTTATGTCGAGAACCTCGCCAGCATAGGCGTCGACGCGCGGCTGCGCACGGTCGACCGCGCCCAGTACAAACAACGCCTGGATCAGTTCGATTTCGACATGATCCTCATGACCTTGAACCAGACCCTCAGCCCGGGGCTGGAACAATGGCAGTATTTCCATTCCAGCCAGGTCGGGGTCAAGGGCAGTAAAAACTATGCCGGTATCGCCAACCCGGTGGTCGATCACTTGCTCGAACAGTTGCTCGCCGCCCAAACACGCGATGAGCAAGTCGCCGCCGGCAAAGCCCTGGACCGTGTACTGCTGTGGCAGCACTACATGATTCCCAACTGGTACCTCAATTATCACCGCCTGGCCTACCGCAACCGGTTCGCCTTCGTCACCACGCCGCCCTACACTCTGGGGCTGTCCGCGTGGTGGCTGAAATCTTCGGAGAAAGATCGATGA
- a CDS encoding transglycosylase SLT domain-containing protein produces MSSSIRKAINSDALTRLAQAIAVAVSATLAGCSSHVPQTEATHTPNIAARAKQKPIWLSEKPTPQVPQDVWERMRQGFQLQDGLGVNPRIEQQRLWFASNPSFLENAGERGSLYIHYIIERLEERNMPLELALLPVIESAYNPMAYSRADAVGLWQFIPSTGRYYNLRQTRFYDGRRDITASTTAAMDYLTRLHDMFNGDWLLALAAYNAGEGTVSRAIERNEKLGLPTDYWNLPLPAETQAYVPKLLALSQVVLAPEAYGVNLNPIANAPYFQVVEINQRMDLSKVAAVANIDEDELFQLNPAFKQRTTIDGPQHLLVPTSKAQLLTASLSTMRPEELISKKSFKPVFEGADESEVASLKRAYRVKRGDNLAAIAKANKVDVKDLQRWNKMSGKDLKVGQTLVMQDTTKRSGGRVNTVVAANSKNGSKAAKAKPPTQYKVQQGDSLYMVAKRFNVEMQHLKRWNPRVGQALKPGQMLTVASPR; encoded by the coding sequence ATGTCGTCATCTATTCGTAAAGCCATCAATTCAGACGCATTGACCCGCTTGGCTCAAGCCATAGCGGTGGCTGTGTCCGCCACTCTGGCGGGCTGTTCCAGCCATGTGCCGCAGACCGAAGCGACACACACTCCGAATATCGCCGCGCGAGCCAAGCAGAAACCCATCTGGCTCAGCGAAAAACCAACACCGCAAGTACCACAGGACGTCTGGGAGCGCATGCGCCAGGGCTTCCAGTTGCAGGACGGCCTGGGCGTCAACCCGCGTATCGAGCAACAGCGCCTGTGGTTCGCCAGTAATCCGTCCTTCCTCGAAAACGCCGGTGAACGCGGCAGCCTCTACATTCACTACATCATCGAACGCCTTGAAGAACGCAACATGCCGCTGGAACTGGCGCTGCTGCCCGTGATTGAAAGCGCCTACAACCCGATGGCCTATTCCCGGGCCGACGCGGTGGGTCTTTGGCAATTCATCCCGTCCACCGGGCGTTACTACAACCTGCGTCAAACCCGTTTCTACGATGGCCGCCGCGACATTACCGCCTCAACGACAGCGGCCATGGATTACCTGACCCGCCTGCACGACATGTTCAACGGTGACTGGTTGCTCGCCCTCGCCGCCTACAATGCCGGTGAAGGCACTGTCAGCCGCGCCATCGAGCGCAACGAAAAGCTCGGCTTGCCAACCGATTACTGGAACCTGCCACTGCCAGCCGAAACCCAGGCCTATGTGCCGAAGCTGCTCGCCCTGTCGCAGGTCGTACTGGCTCCCGAAGCCTACGGCGTGAATCTCAACCCGATCGCCAACGCACCGTATTTCCAGGTCGTCGAAATCAATCAGCGCATGGACCTGTCCAAGGTTGCCGCGGTGGCCAACATCGACGAGGACGAACTGTTTCAGCTCAACCCGGCGTTCAAGCAACGTACGACCATCGACGGCCCCCAGCATTTGCTGGTGCCGACGTCCAAGGCACAGTTGCTGACCGCCAGCCTGTCGACCATGCGTCCTGAAGAGCTGATCAGCAAGAAATCGTTCAAGCCGGTCTTTGAAGGCGCCGACGAGTCCGAAGTCGCCAGCCTCAAGCGCGCCTACCGGGTCAAACGTGGCGACAACCTCGCGGCCATCGCCAAGGCCAACAAGGTCGACGTCAAGGACCTGCAGCGCTGGAACAAGATGAGCGGCAAGGACCTCAAGGTGGGTCAGACACTGGTGATGCAGGACACCACCAAGCGCAGCGGCGGTCGTGTCAACACGGTCGTGGCGGCGAACAGCAAAAACGGCAGCAAGGCCGCCAAGGCAAAACCGCCGACCCAATACAAGGTTCAGCAAGGCGACTCGCTGTATATGGTTGCCAAACGTTTCAACGTTGAAATGCAACACCTCAAGCGCTGGAACCCTCGGGTCGGCCAGGCGCTGAAGCCGGGGCAGATGCTGACGGTTGCGTCGCCACGCTAA
- the gloB gene encoding hydroxyacylglutathione hydrolase: MIQISALPAFTDNYIWLLQDHRTQRCAVVDPGDAAPVQAWLAAHPGWVLSDILITHHHHDHVGGVEQLKKATDATVYGPASETIPARDVALKDNDRVSVLGLDFDIFAVPGHTLGHIAYYHHGLLFCGDTLFAAGCGRLFEGTPEQMHTSLSRLAALPEDTLVYCTHEYTLSNLKFAAAVEPGNPDTTARLEKVTAQREAGIMTLPSTLALEKLTNPFLRVDETSVKEKVDERNGTDNRAPSAVFAALRAWKDKF, translated from the coding sequence ATGATACAGATCAGTGCCCTGCCCGCCTTCACCGACAACTACATCTGGTTGTTACAAGACCATCGCACCCAGCGCTGTGCGGTGGTCGATCCCGGCGATGCCGCGCCCGTGCAAGCCTGGCTGGCGGCGCATCCGGGATGGGTATTGAGCGATATTCTGATCACTCATCACCATCATGATCATGTCGGCGGTGTCGAGCAGCTGAAAAAAGCGACAGACGCGACCGTCTATGGCCCCGCCAGCGAAACCATCCCGGCGCGGGACGTGGCGCTCAAGGACAATGACCGCGTCAGCGTGCTCGGCCTGGACTTCGACATCTTCGCCGTGCCCGGCCACACGTTGGGACATATTGCCTATTACCATCACGGGCTGCTGTTCTGCGGCGATACCTTGTTTGCCGCCGGTTGCGGGCGCCTGTTCGAAGGCACGCCTGAGCAAATGCACACCTCGCTGTCGCGCCTTGCCGCGCTGCCGGAGGATACGCTGGTCTACTGCACCCACGAATACACCCTGAGCAATCTGAAATTCGCCGCAGCGGTCGAACCGGGTAATCCGGACACCACCGCACGTCTGGAAAAAGTCACCGCACAACGTGAAGCCGGAATCATGACGCTGCCCTCTACTCTGGCGCTTGAAAAGCTTACCAATCCGTTTTTGCGAGTCGACGAAACATCCGTTAAAGAAAAAGTGGACGAACGGAATGGAACCGATAACCGGGCTCCGAGTGCGGTTTTTGCTGCCTTGCGGGCGTGGAAAGATAAGTTCTAA